Proteins from a genomic interval of Trifolium pratense cultivar HEN17-A07 linkage group LG6, ARS_RC_1.1, whole genome shotgun sequence:
- the LOC123891712 gene encoding protein SRC2 homolog, with protein sequence MEPPPSSPSFIHIKLISCKNITAFNFFQKLTLYSQVSISTTNPKTNLTEDQKQRQKTPTDRDTDDDGTNPEWNQQTRFDLSFLSQHSDPTEFFLSFEFRHDGIILGDKILGECRVPLTDLIRDVDGVERFVCYEIRSAEGKPNGIFNFSYRLEGIRNGNGNGIYSSQILDGRISGYPVLTPEDCAPVKFPISEIERPCCYPTVGYVHEGTFAMASPPSISYPSTGEYNCCYPPVQPSVYPYPPPPPPPAAERIYPPIGPEAHYWQSGPYFENRW encoded by the coding sequence atggaaccaccaccatcatcaccaAGTTTCATACACATAAAACTAATTTCCTGCAAAAACATAACCGCCTTCAACTTCTTCCAAAAACTAACTCTCTACTCACAAGTCTCAATTTCAACCACAAACCCCAAAACAAATCTCACCGAAGACCAAAAACAACGACAAAAAACACCAACCGACAGAGACACCGACGATGACGGAACAAACCCTGAATGGAACCAACAAACTCGTTTCGATTTATCTTTCCTCTCTCAACATTCAGATCCAACTGAATTCTTCTTATCATTTGAGTTTCGACACGATGGTATAATCCTCGGTGACAAGATCCTCGGAGAATGTCGTGTTCCGTTAACCGATCTGATTCGTGATGTTGACGGCGTCGAGAGATTCGTTTGTTACGAGATCCGTTCCGCTGAAGGGAAACCGAATGGGATCTTCAATTTTTCGTATAGATTGGAAGGAATTCGGAATGGGAATGGGAATGGAATCTATTCGTCTCAGATTCTCGATGGGAGAATCTCCGGTTACCCTGTTCTTACGCCGGAGGATTGTGCTCCGGTGAAATTTCCAATATCGGAAATTGAGAGACCGTGTTGTTATCCCACGGTTGGTTATGTTCATGAGGGAACGTTTGCGATGGCGTCTCCGCCGTCTATTTCATATCCATCGACTGgagaatataattgttgttatcCACCGGTTCAGCCGTCGGTGTATCCGTATCCTCCGCCACCTCCGCCTCCTGCGGCGGAGCGGATTTACCCGCCTATTGGGCCTGAGGCCCATTATTGGCAATCTGGCCCGTATTTTGAAAACAGGTGGTAA
- the LOC123890500 gene encoding uncharacterized protein LOC123890500 — MEVHSQVVGKRLWNGLRITFFMLRKSLVSKRKMIMDMNLMMKKGKVFRKSLSNLMSSHNRHHHHSSKNYSGRFMVHDYEFSCSNSPNPLFFNMSKRKHHFTFPCINAPEVIEEEHLRCQYQLSPLEFEIENVSKSSVAMVPKTPEFTFNFRFDSSEERKSPLLSPFSVRISNYSTLDENEVIENCQVDDMAEDFIKKFYEQLREQKRVQLSEF; from the coding sequence ATGGAGGTACATTCACAGGTCGTAGGCAAAAGACTATGGAATGGGTTAAGGATCACATTCTTTATGTTGAGAAAGAGTCTTGTTTCAAAGAGAAAGATGATTATGGAcatgaatttgatgatgaagaaaGGAAAAGTGTTTCGAAAATCTTTGAGCAATCTCATGTCATCACATAATCGTCAccatcatcattcatcaaagAATTATAGTGGTAGATTTATGGTACATGATTATGAATTCTCTTGTAGCAATAGTCCAAATCCCCTTTTTTTCAACATGTCAAAACGTAAGCATCATTTCACTTTCCCTTGTATTAATGCTCCGGAGGTTATTGAAGAGGAACATTTACGTTGTCAATATCAATTGTCACCACTcgaatttgaaattgaaaatgtgTCCAAGAGTAGTGTGGCCATGGTGCCTAAAACTCCTGAATTCACATTCAATTTTAGGTTTGATTCATCTGAAGAGAGAAAAAGTCCACTTCTCTCACCTTTCTCTGTGAGGATATCTAATTATTCTACACTGGATGAAAATGAAGTAATTGAAAATTGTCAAGTTGATGATATGGCTGAAGATTTCATCAAAAAGTTTTATGAACAACTAAGGGAACAAAAACGTGTGCAATTATCCGAATTTTAA
- the LOC123891713 gene encoding uncharacterized protein LOC123891713: MEVHSPIVAKRLWNVLRISFFMMRKSVFSKRKMIMSMNLLMKKGKVLRKSLSKFMSSRNCHNHHSSKNYGGRFMVHDYEFSCSNSPNPLFINKLKRNHHFTFPCINAPEVIDEEILPCQYLLSPLKFEIENVSKGSMTMVPKTPEYTLDFRFDASEEGESPLLSPFSVRISNYSTLEENEEIENSQVDDEAEDFIRRFYEQLRMQNGLQNCPNFKK; the protein is encoded by the coding sequence ATGGAGGTACATTCACCGATTGTAGCCAAAAGACTATGGAATGTGTTGAGGatctcattttttatgatgaGGAAGAGTGTTTTTTCAAAGAGAAAGATGATTATGAGCATGAATTTGCTGATGAAGAAAGGGAAAGTGTTAAGAAAATCTTTGAGTAAATTCATGTCATCACGCAATTGTCACAACCATCATTCATCAAAGAATTATGGTGGTAGATTTATGGTACATGATTATGAATTCTCTTGTAGTAATAGTCCAAATCCCCTTTTTATTAACAAGTTAAAACGTAACCACCATTTCACTTTCCCTTGTATTAATGCTCCTGAGGTTATTGACGAGGAAATTTTACCTTGTCAATATCTATTGTCACCgcttaaatttgaaattgaaaatgtgTCTAAGGGTAGTATGACTATGGTGCCTAAGACTCCCGAATACACACTCGATTTTAGGTTTGATGCATCTGAAGAGGGAGAGAGCCCACTTCTCTCACCTTTTTCTGTGAGGATCTCTAATTACTCTACATTAGAGGAAAATGAGGAGATTGAAAATAGTCAAGTTGATGATGAGGCTGAAGATTTCATTAGAAGGTTTTATGAACAACTAAGGATGCAGAATGGTTTGCAAAATTGCccgaattttaaaaaatag
- the LOC123888085 gene encoding uncharacterized protein LOC123888085, whose amino-acid sequence MEVHSPIVAKRLWNVSRISFFIRRKSVFSKRKMIMSMNLLMKKGKVLRKSLSKFMSSRNYHNHHSSKNYGGGFMVHDYEFSCSNSPNPLFINKLKRKHHFTFPCINAPEVIDEEILPCQYLLSPLNFEIENVSKGSMTMVPKTPEYTLDFRFDASEEGESPLLSPFSVRISNYSTLEENEEIENSQVDDEAEDFIRRFYEQLRMQNGLQNCLNFKK is encoded by the coding sequence ATGGAGGTACATTCACCGATTGTAGCCAAAAGACTATGGAATGTGTCGAGGATCTCATTTTTTATAAGGAGGAAGAGTGTTTTTTCAAAGAGAAAGATGATTATGAGCATGAATTTATTGATGAAGAAAGGGAAAGTGTTAAGAAAATCTTTGAGTAAATTCATGTCATCACGCAATTATCACAACCATCATTCATCAAAGAATTATGGTGGTGGATTTATGGTACATGATTATGAATTCTCTTGTAGTAATAGCCCAAATCCCCTTTTTATTAACAAGTTAAAACGTAAGCACCATTTCACTTTCCCTTGTATTAATGCTCCTGAGGTTATTGACGAGGAAATTTTACCTTGTCAATATCTATTGTCACCgcttaattttgaaattgaaaatgtgTCTAAGGGTAGTATGACTATGGTGCCTAAGACTCCCGAATACACACTCGATTTTAGGTTTGATGCATCTGAAGAGGGAGAGAGCCCACTTCTCTCACCTTTTTCTGTGAGGATCTCTAATTACTCTACATTGGAGGAAAATGAGGAGATTGAAAATAGTCAAGTTGATGATGAGGCTGAAGATTTCATTAGAAGGTTTTATGAACAACTAAGGATGCAGAATGGTTTGCAAAATTGcctgaattttaaaaaatag
- the LOC123890811 gene encoding uncharacterized protein LOC123890811 has translation MEIHSPVAAKRLWNVLRITFFMMRKCLVSKRKMIMDMNLMMKKGKVLRKSLSNLMSSHNRHHHHSSRNYGGKFMVHDYEFSCSNSPNPLFFNMSKHKHQFTFPCINAPEVIEEEHLPCQYQLSPLEFEMENVSKSSVTMVSKTPEYTFNFRFDSSKERKCPLLSPFSVRISNYSALEENEEIGNGQVDDEAEDFIKKFYEQLKAQSHVQLPGF, from the coding sequence atggaGATACATTCACCGGTTGCAGCCAAAAGACTATGGAATGTGTTGAGGATCACATTCTTTATGATGAGAAAGTGTCTTGTTTCAAAGAGAAAGATGATTATGGAtatgaatttgatgatgaagaaaGGAAAAGTGTTGCGAAAATCTTTGAGCAATCTCATGTCATCACATAATCGTCACCACCATCATTCGTCAAGAAATTATGGTGGTAAATTTATGGTCCATGATTATGAATTTTCTTGTAGCAATAGTCCAAATCCCCTTTTTTTCAACATGTCAAAACATAAGCACCAATTTACTTTCCCTTGTATTAATGCTCCTGAGGTTATTGAAGAGGAACATTTACCTTGTCAATATCAATTGTCACCACTCGAATTTGAAATGGAAAATGTGTCCAAGAGTAGTGTGACTATGGTGTCTAAGACTCCTGAATACACATTCAATTTTAGGTTTGATTCATCTAAAGAGAGGAAATGCCCACTTCTCTCTCCTTTTTCTGTAAGAATCTCTAATTACTCTGCATTGGAAGAAAATGAAGAGATTGGAAATGGTCAAGTTGATGATGAGGCTGAAGATTTCATCAAAAAGTTTTATGAACAACTAAAGGCACAGAGCCATGTACAATTACCTGGATTTTAA